One genomic window of Paramormyrops kingsleyae isolate MSU_618 chromosome 22, PKINGS_0.4, whole genome shotgun sequence includes the following:
- the LOC111856046 gene encoding Ig-like V-type domain-containing protein FAM187A: MTVALEMLLFPFYFGLIVLLFAQESPEEKENIFAKKAGPAFFRFENVASLADVTVELPCRCKSEEAYSVVWHYQRHLASKDSTVITDFEGVSVIDTAKVGHKTDLQNRLSIRLFSLIIFRGQVADSGYYICGTKSNRFFYAYYLDIQKIQQVSLSPGSDISSQNPSTSRGSEQSPHFIVFNRYWRWSVCDRCGVPGELTRVGLCYLRSDYLNIRYRTSKRGIASCGSPAVPRRFQLDDSLTGAKLEVRECQVPCPAEPRLPSKEAAILEFLSDSTKGAGLPVYYQNHPVNAHIILVCPGANSRDAVAWDQGEKRMLRRRFMEGVSKTMRVYIDGGGRLHFHPVLLNDKGSYYCWLQGKLAADIRLSIYHPLGYQFQPTDPRTVDFLRATLITYAGFTSVFVLFLVGRCSIRYTRMSRKPKM; the protein is encoded by the coding sequence ATGACAGTTGCTTTAGAAATGTTGctctttccattttattttggaCTGATAGTACTGCTCTTTGCCCAGGAGAGCCCAGAAGAAAAGGAGAACATTTTTGCCAAGAAGGCTGGTCCTGCCTTTTTCCGGTTTGAAAATGTTGCGTCGCTGGCCGATGTGACAGTTGAACTACCATGTCGCTGCAAATCTGAAGAGGCCTATTCAGTTGTTTGGCACTACCAGAGACATCTTGCCAGCAAGGACAGTACAGTTATCACTGACTTTGAAGGCGTGTCAGTGATAGACACGGCTAAGGTAGGCCATAAAACAGACCTTCAGAACCGTTTGTCAATCCGCCTCTTCAGTCTGATCATCTTCAGAGGCCAGGTAGCAGACTCTGGTTACTACATCTGCGGCACAAAATCGAACCGATTTTTCTATGCCTACTATCTGGATATTCAGAAGATTCAGCAGGTGTCTTTGTCTCCTGGATCTGACATCTCTTCTCAGAATCCTTCAACAAGCAGAGGATCTGAACAATCTCCACACTTCATCGTGTTTAACAGATACTGGCGATGGTCAGTGTGTGATCGCTGCGGTGTACCCGGTGAACTAACTCGAGTGGGTCTGTGCTATTTGCGGAGCGACTACCTGAACATACGCTACAGGACTTCCAAACGTGGAATTGCCTCCTGCGGATCCCCTGCGGTGCCTCGCAGATTCCAGCTGGATGATTCTCTGACAGGGGCGAAGCTGGAAGTGAGAGAGTGCCAGGTGCCATGTCCAGCAGAACCCAGGCTACCATCGAAAGAGGCGGCCATCCTGGAGTTCCTCAGTGATTCCACGAAAGGAGCTGGGCTCCCAGTATATTATCAGAATCATCCAGTGAATGCCCACATCATCCTGGTCTGTCCTGGAGCAAACTCTAGGGATGCTGTAGCGTGGGACCAAGGGGAGAAGAGGATGCTCCGCAGACGCTTTATGGAAGGGGTCAGCAAGACCATGCGGGTCTACATCGATGGAGGAGGCCGTCTGCATTTTCACCCTGTGCTCTTGAATGACAAGGGCTCATACTACTGCTGGCTGCAGGGGAAACTGGCAGCAGACATCAGGCTTAGCATCTATCATCCTTTGGGCTACCAGTTCCAGCCCACTGACCCCAGAACAGTTGATTTCTTACGAGCCACTCTCATAACCTATGCAGGATTCACGTCAGTCTTCGTCCTGTTTTTAGTAGGCAGGTGTTCTATTAGGTATACTAGAATGTCCCGAAaaccaaaaatgtaa
- the dnaaf19 gene encoding dynein axonemal assembly factor 19 → MDGPEVINFASVESALNAALESDERYQRENNAKFRAVHQRVASYEEFRDIVLASHLKPLEKSDVTEAPRKQPWNSVFSATKQKDTVGCEVTECDAAAFQPRTASEFQRGWRRLGGKVKDKYHCIISLGGPKLREIFNIEIASGLLGEFLIIMAECMQPGDEADVLAILQGLSQTCRFSLNVSFLDQAERDGCSQLFARLLDVTDKQAQIGHTGVGHDGALEHTTETREKEKYYKAFCDAQTAGDGIDVEKLKDLMQCYDVKTQPFATQLDCITQDS, encoded by the exons ATGGATGGCCCAGAGGTGATTAATTTTGCATCAGTGGAGAGTGCTCTGAATGCCGCCCTGGAATCCGACGAAAGGTATCAAAGAGAAAATAATGCCAAGTTTCGAGCTGTACATCAAAGGGTGGCGTCTTACGAGGAATTCAG gGACATAGTCCTGGCCTCCCATTTGAAACCTCTGGAGAAGAGTGACGTGACAGAAGCCCCACGCAAACAGCCATGGAATTCCGTTTTTTCCGCTACAAAGCAAAAGGACACGGTTGGTTGTGAGGTGACGGAG TGTGACGCAGCGGCGTTCCAGCCGCGGACAGCCTCGGAGTTTCAGCGCGGCTGGCGGCGATTAGGGGGGAAGGTCAAAGACAAATATCACTGCATAATATCCCTCGGCGGGCCGAAGTTGAGGGAGATATTCAACATTGAGATTGCTTCAGGCCTGCTGGGAGAGTTCCTGATAATTATGGCAGAATGTATGCAGCCGGGTGATGAAGCAGACGTACTGGCAATCCTGCAGGGGCTGTCACAAACTTGTCGTTTCAGCCTCAACGTGTCCTTCTTGGACCAAGCAGAAAGAGACGGGTGTTCACAGCTGTTTGCCAGGCTGCTTGATGTAACGGATAAACAAGCTCAGATAGGGCACACAGGTGTCGGCCATGACGGCGCCCTAGAACATACTACAGAGACACGGGAAAAGGAGAAATATTACAAAGCTTTTTGCGATGCTCAGACTGCAGGGGACGGGATTGATGTTGAAAAGCTGAAAGACTTAATGCAATGTTATGATGTGAAGACACAACCTTTCGCTACCCAACTGGATTGCATTACCCAAGACAGCTAA